From the Pseudarthrobacter sp. MM222 genome, one window contains:
- a CDS encoding AMP-binding protein yields MFSSPFPDVDIPNVSIYEYLFGGLQEEDLDRIAVVDGLSGAETTYRALLGQIDALAGAVAAQGLGVGGVAAILCPNVPVFAAVFHGLLRAGATLTTVNSLYTADEITLQLDDAGAQWLFTVSALLPGAREAAARAGIPAERLVVLDGAEGHPSLPDLLGAGAPVPEVSFDPATHIAVLPYSSGTTGRPKGVMLSHRNLVANTEQSRGLLNVSAEDRLLALLPFFHIYGLTVLLNLALRQRARLVTMPKFELSEFLRIIQDHKCSYLFIAPPVAVALSKHPLVTDYDLRSVHTTLSGAAPLDGELGASLGRRLDCRVLQGYGMTEMSPVSHLIPVDATGVPVSSVGYTVPNMDCRLVDPATGEEIGVPAEGTSAPGHLLCRGPNIMLGYLNRPEETADTLDADGFLRTGDIATVRSDGVVTIVDRLKELIKYKGYQIAPAELEALLLTHPGIADAAVIGSVDADGQEVPAAFVVRQPGAAGDGLDEAAVMDFVAAKVAPFKKIRRVDFIAAVPKSSSGKILRRMLKKTEPAGTGNA; encoded by the coding sequence GTGTTTTCGAGCCCGTTCCCCGATGTGGACATTCCCAACGTCAGCATCTACGAGTACCTCTTCGGCGGCCTCCAGGAGGAGGACCTGGACCGGATCGCCGTCGTCGACGGCTTGAGCGGCGCGGAGACCACCTACCGCGCCCTGCTCGGGCAGATCGATGCCCTGGCCGGGGCGGTCGCGGCGCAGGGACTCGGCGTTGGCGGGGTGGCGGCCATCCTGTGCCCCAACGTGCCGGTCTTTGCCGCCGTGTTCCACGGACTGCTGCGGGCCGGGGCAACATTGACCACCGTGAACTCGCTCTATACCGCCGACGAAATCACGTTGCAGCTCGACGACGCCGGAGCCCAGTGGCTGTTCACGGTCTCGGCGCTGCTGCCCGGTGCCCGGGAGGCGGCCGCGAGGGCCGGGATCCCCGCCGAGCGGCTCGTGGTGCTCGACGGCGCCGAGGGCCACCCTTCGCTGCCGGACCTGCTGGGCGCGGGGGCGCCGGTACCCGAGGTCAGCTTCGATCCCGCGACGCACATAGCCGTGCTGCCCTACTCCTCCGGCACCACCGGCCGGCCCAAGGGTGTGATGCTCAGCCACCGGAACCTCGTGGCGAACACCGAACAGTCACGCGGACTGCTCAACGTCTCTGCCGAGGACCGGCTGTTGGCCCTGCTGCCCTTCTTCCACATCTACGGCCTGACGGTGCTGCTGAACCTGGCGCTGCGGCAGCGCGCCCGGCTGGTCACCATGCCCAAGTTCGAGCTGTCGGAGTTCCTGCGGATTATCCAGGACCATAAGTGCAGCTATCTATTCATTGCCCCTCCCGTCGCTGTCGCGCTGTCCAAGCACCCGCTGGTCACCGACTATGATCTGCGCTCCGTGCACACCACCCTGTCCGGTGCTGCCCCGCTCGACGGCGAACTCGGTGCCAGTCTCGGCAGGCGGCTGGATTGCCGGGTGCTGCAGGGGTACGGAATGACCGAGATGAGCCCCGTCTCGCACCTGATTCCGGTCGATGCAACGGGCGTGCCGGTCAGCTCGGTGGGCTACACCGTGCCCAACATGGACTGCCGGCTCGTGGACCCGGCCACGGGGGAGGAAATCGGCGTCCCCGCCGAGGGCACCAGTGCGCCGGGACACCTGCTGTGCCGGGGGCCGAACATCATGCTCGGCTATCTGAACCGGCCCGAGGAAACGGCGGACACCCTCGACGCCGATGGTTTCCTGCGCACGGGGGACATCGCGACGGTGCGGTCCGACGGCGTCGTGACGATTGTGGATCGGCTCAAGGAGCTCATCAAGTACAAGGGATACCAAATTGCCCCCGCGGAGCTGGAGGCGCTGCTGCTCACACACCCTGGCATCGCCGATGCCGCCGTGATCGGATCGGTCGACGCCGACGGCCAGGAGGTGCCAGCGGCCTTTGTGGTCCGCCAGCCCGGAGCGGCCGGCGACGGACTGGACGAGGCTGCCGTGATGGACTTCGTGGCCGCCAAAGTGGCCCCGTTCAAGAAGAT
- a CDS encoding flavin reductase family protein, translating into MTRKAVRGARDTRELSLAFGAFVTAVAVVTTRTDDGVPHGAATAFTAVSLDPPLAQITLSRTSRSARYLTDAPFAINILSFEQMDVALHFNGEMLDEEPEWILEGNVPVLTRNAATLECRPWNIYDGGDHIIVVGEVIAMEITEREPFVFLGGHFQKIGRLPEGAPQRHHGGDPRSGWFAGSSSFRPLSDPNPQ; encoded by the coding sequence CTTGCCTTTGGTGCGTTCGTCACGGCAGTCGCGGTGGTCACAACCCGGACCGACGATGGCGTGCCGCACGGGGCCGCCACCGCTTTCACCGCGGTGTCGTTGGATCCCCCGCTCGCCCAGATCACTCTGTCCCGAACCTCACGGTCCGCCCGTTACCTGACGGATGCCCCGTTCGCCATCAATATCCTGTCGTTCGAACAGATGGACGTGGCCCTGCACTTCAACGGCGAGATGCTGGACGAAGAGCCCGAGTGGATTCTTGAAGGCAACGTCCCGGTGCTCACCAGGAATGCTGCGACCTTGGAGTGCCGGCCCTGGAACATCTATGACGGTGGTGACCACATCATCGTCGTTGGCGAAGTCATCGCAATGGAGATTACTGAGCGCGAGCCGTTTGTGTTCCTGGGCGGCCATTTCCAGAAGATCGGACGTCTGCCCGAGGGCGCCCCGCAGCGTCACCACGGCGGGGATCCCCGATCCGGCTGGTTCGCCGGTTCCAGCTCCTTCAGGCCCCTTAGCGACCCGAACCCGCAGTAG